A genomic region of Nitrospirota bacterium contains the following coding sequences:
- the tuf gene encoding elongation factor Tu (EF-Tu; promotes GTP-dependent binding of aminoacyl-tRNA to the A-site of ribosomes during protein biosynthesis; when the tRNA anticodon matches the mRNA codon, GTP hydrolysis results; the inactive EF-Tu-GDP leaves the ribosome and release of GDP is promoted by elongation factor Ts; many prokaryotes have two copies of the gene encoding EF-Tu) has translation DNITVEGDLITPIAMSEGLRFAVREGGKTVGAGVITKVIE, from the coding sequence GGGACAATATAACGGTGGAAGGTGATTTGATAACGCCAATAGCGATGTCCGAGGGGTTGAGGTTTGCAGTGCGTGAGGGCGGCAAGACAGTGGGCGCAGGGGTTATAACAAAGGTAATTGAGTAG
- the rpsJ gene encoding 30S ribosomal protein S10 — translation MAMGQKIRIRLKGYDYKLLDQSAAEIVDTAKRTGARVSGPIPLPTSINKFTVLRSPHVDKKSREQFEMRTHKRLIDIYEPTPETADALMKLDISAGVDVEIKL, via the coding sequence ATGGCAATGGGTCAGAAGATTAGGATACGGTTAAAGGGGTATGATTATAAACTGCTTGATCAGTCTGCGGCTGAGATCGTAGATACAGCGAAGAGGACAGGAGCCAGGGTATCAGGTCCGATCCCCCTCCCTACGAGCATAAACAAGTTTACAGTTCTCAGATCGCCTCATGTAGACAAAAAGTCGAGAGAGCAATTTGAAATGCGGACGCATAAGAGGCTTATTGACATTTATGAACCTACTCCTGAGACAGCGGATGCATTGATGAAGCTGGATATATCTGCAGGCGTTGATGTGGAGATAAAATTATAA
- the rplC gene encoding 50S ribosomal protein L3 has protein sequence MINGLIGIKHGMTQIFSADGRVIPVTVVEAGPCRVIRKKTVEKDGYESAQVSFKDAKEKHLTKAVLGHFRKNKVTPSRYITEFGGDMSALTPGQELTVEIFQEGDVVDVSGVTKGKGFQGVVKRHKFAGGPATHGSMFHRAPGSIGSSAYPSRVRKNKRLPGHMGNKRRTVQNLEVVGVRKEDNLLLIRGAIPGSKGSLVYVKKAVKAGK, from the coding sequence ATGATTAATGGATTGATTGGAATAAAACATGGTATGACGCAGATATTTTCAGCAGATGGCCGCGTAATACCCGTGACAGTGGTTGAAGCCGGACCATGCAGGGTAATAAGAAAGAAGACTGTTGAAAAGGATGGTTATGAGTCTGCTCAGGTGTCCTTCAAAGATGCCAAAGAGAAGCATTTGACAAAAGCGGTCCTGGGGCATTTCAGGAAAAACAAGGTGACGCCTTCAAGATATATAACTGAATTTGGCGGTGATATGTCTGCGCTGACCCCAGGGCAGGAGCTTACAGTGGAGATATTTCAGGAAGGTGATGTGGTGGATGTAAGCGGAGTCACCAAGGGCAAGGGTTTTCAGGGGGTTGTAAAGAGGCATAAATTTGCAGGCGGCCCGGCAACTCATGGATCTATGTTTCACAGGGCTCCTGGATCAATCGGAAGCAGTGCTTATCCATCAAGGGTCAGAAAGAACAAAAGGCTTCCGGGGCACATGGGGAACAAGAGGCGTACGGTGCAGAATCTTGAGGTTGTTGGCGTGCGAAAAGAAGATAACCTGCTTTTAATAAGGGGGGCTATTCCCGGAAGCAAGGGATCGCTCGTATACGTAAAGAAGGCCGTCAAGGCGGGTAAATAA
- the rplD gene encoding 50S ribosomal protein L4 — protein sequence MQVPVVDLNNNVVGNVSLDDKIFGIPVNRALLHEAVTLSLNNQRQGTHETKTRADVSGGGKKPWKQKGSGRARSGSSRSPVWRSGGIVFGPHQRDYSYSMPRKKGRLALFSALSSKLKDNNLVVIDSFGIKDGKTREVVSLLRRLNVSDSTLIVCDAGNEALYRGGRNVAGVAVIDVEQINVYDLLKFKNLIITKDCIEKVAEVWS from the coding sequence ATGCAAGTGCCGGTAGTGGATCTGAACAATAATGTGGTTGGTAATGTAAGTCTTGATGATAAGATATTTGGTATTCCTGTAAACAGGGCGCTCCTTCATGAAGCAGTGACGCTGTCATTAAATAATCAGCGGCAGGGGACTCATGAGACCAAGACAAGGGCTGATGTCAGCGGCGGCGGGAAAAAGCCATGGAAGCAAAAGGGGTCAGGCAGGGCCAGATCCGGTTCTTCAAGATCTCCTGTCTGGAGGAGCGGTGGTATTGTGTTTGGTCCGCATCAGCGTGACTACTCCTATAGCATGCCAAGGAAGAAGGGCAGGCTTGCGTTGTTCAGTGCCCTTTCATCAAAACTAAAGGATAATAATCTTGTAGTAATTGATTCTTTTGGCATCAAGGATGGAAAGACCAGGGAGGTCGTATCACTTTTGCGCAGGCTGAATGTATCAGACAGCACCCTGATTGTATGTGATGCCGGGAATGAGGCTCTATACAGGGGTGGGCGCAATGTAGCTGGAGTTGCTGTTATTGATGTTGAGCAAATTAATGTCTACGATCTTTTAAAATTCAAGAACCTTATTATCACGAAGGATTGTATTGAGAAAGTGGCTGAGGTGTGGTCGTGA
- the rplW gene encoding 50S ribosomal protein L23, translating to MDIHDIICYPIITERSTVLREEMNKVLFVVNARANKIQVKQAVEELLKVKVEKINLISVHGKKKRLGKFEGVRPGRKKAIVTLKKGEKLEIFEGA from the coding sequence ATTGATATCCATGATATAATATGCTATCCGATTATTACGGAGCGCAGTACAGTGCTTCGTGAGGAGATGAATAAGGTGCTGTTTGTTGTGAATGCCAGGGCGAATAAAATACAGGTAAAGCAAGCGGTTGAAGAATTGCTTAAAGTAAAGGTTGAGAAAATAAACCTGATCAGTGTGCATGGGAAAAAGAAGCGGCTTGGCAAGTTTGAGGGTGTCCGGCCCGGAAGGAAAAAGGCAATTGTAACCCTGAAAAAAGGGGAAAAACTCGAAATATTTGAGGGCGCGTAA
- the rplB gene encoding 50S ribosomal protein L2, which yields MGLKKFKPTSPGVRGKTSLTFDEITRSKPEKSLVSSKQQHGGRNNNGHITADHKGGGHRKLYRQIDFKRDKTAVPAKVAAIEYDPNRTARIALLHYTDGEKRYIIAPEGLRVGDLVSSGPDSEIRVGNALPLANIPLGTVVHNVELMPGRGARLARSAGAAVQLMARDGDYATIRMGSGEIRMVNSRCMATLGQVGNVEHFNVSIGKAGRSRWLGKRPHVRGVAMNPVDHPHGGGEGKTSGGRHPCTPWGKPTKGYKTRRNKTTGKLIIKRRK from the coding sequence ATGGGGCTGAAAAAATTTAAACCAACATCTCCAGGAGTAAGGGGAAAGACAAGTCTTACATTTGATGAGATAACCAGGTCAAAGCCTGAGAAATCGCTTGTATCATCAAAGCAGCAGCATGGTGGCAGGAATAATAACGGTCATATCACCGCTGATCATAAGGGGGGCGGTCATAGAAAGCTTTATCGTCAGATTGACTTTAAACGGGACAAGACAGCAGTCCCGGCAAAGGTTGCTGCTATTGAATATGATCCGAACAGGACTGCCCGGATCGCTTTATTGCATTACACAGACGGAGAAAAGAGATACATCATTGCTCCGGAAGGTTTGAGGGTGGGCGATCTCGTAAGCTCTGGTCCGGACAGCGAGATCAGGGTGGGAAATGCCCTTCCTCTGGCAAATATACCGCTGGGTACGGTTGTTCATAATGTGGAGTTGATGCCTGGCAGGGGTGCAAGACTGGCAAGAAGTGCAGGTGCAGCAGTTCAGTTGATGGCCAGGGATGGTGATTACGCGACAATCAGAATGGGGTCCGGTGAGATAAGGATGGTTAATTCGAGGTGTATGGCAACGCTTGGTCAGGTCGGAAATGTTGAGCATTTTAATGTTTCCATAGGAAAGGCCGGCAGGTCACGTTGGCTTGGAAAGAGGCCTCATGTGAGAGGTGTTGCAATGAACCCTGTGGATCATCCTCATGGTGGAGGCGAGGGTAAGACATCAGGGGGAAGGCATCCGTGTACCCCGTGGGGCAAACCGACCAAGGGTTATAAGACGCGCAGGAATAAGACTACTGGTAAATTGATTATAAAGCGGAGGAAGTAA
- the rpsS gene encoding 30S ribosomal protein S19: MARSIKKGPFIDSHLSKKIEVMNQAGEKKIIKTWSRRSTIIPEMIGHTIAVHNGKKFIPVYVTENMIGHKLGEFSPTRTFKAHSGAKTEKSTALK; the protein is encoded by the coding sequence ATGGCACGTTCCATCAAAAAAGGACCTTTTATAGACTCTCATCTTTCAAAAAAGATTGAGGTGATGAATCAGGCAGGTGAGAAGAAGATAATCAAGACATGGTCAAGAAGGTCAACTATAATCCCTGAAATGATAGGCCATACTATAGCTGTGCACAACGGAAAGAAATTTATTCCTGTCTATGTAACTGAGAATATGATCGGTCACAAGCTTGGAGAATTTTCCCCCACGAGGACGTTTAAGGCGCACTCCGGCGCCAAGACAGAGAAATCTACTGCATTAAAATAA
- the rplV gene encoding 50S ribosomal protein L22: MEAKAILRYARVAPRKARRVMNLVRGKDVGEALNILKFLPQHASFTIDKVLKSAIANAKQKNIGDVDDLIISSAYVDHGPALKRFKAGPMGRGMSRKRHMSHITVVLSPKEAVKRH; this comes from the coding sequence ATGGAAGCGAAGGCTATATTAAGATATGCAAGGGTGGCGCCAAGGAAGGCAAGGCGCGTTATGAATCTTGTCCGCGGCAAAGATGTCGGTGAGGCGCTGAATATTCTCAAGTTCCTGCCGCAGCATGCGTCATTTACGATAGATAAGGTGCTCAAATCTGCTATAGCAAATGCGAAGCAAAAAAACATCGGAGATGTGGATGACCTGATCATTAGCAGCGCATATGTGGACCATGGACCGGCGCTAAAGAGGTTTAAGGCAGGACCAATGGGGCGTGGCATGAGCAGAAAGCGTCATATGAGTCATATAACTGTAGTGTTGTCTCCTAAAGAGGCAGTAAAAAGGCATTAA
- the rpsC gene encoding 30S ribosomal protein S3 — protein sequence MGQKVHPVGFRLGYIKSWQSRWYAERGYAALLHEDLKVRRLVKSKLAHAGVSTIGIERSTQTAKVNIHTARPGIIIGRKGAEVEKLKKDLEALTGKQVFVNILEIKKPEIDSQLVAENIASQLVKRIAFRRAMKKSVASAMRFGAQGIKIQCSGRLAGSEIARTEWYREGQVPLHTLRADIDYGFAEAKTTYGQIGIKVWIYKGEVLSDREDIAGVSA from the coding sequence TTGGGACAGAAGGTTCATCCGGTTGGGTTCAGATTGGGATATATTAAGTCATGGCAATCCAGGTGGTATGCAGAGCGCGGGTATGCTGCATTACTGCATGAGGACCTTAAGGTGAGAAGACTTGTCAAGAGTAAGCTGGCTCACGCAGGTGTTTCCACTATAGGCATTGAACGTTCTACCCAGACTGCAAAGGTTAATATTCATACGGCCAGGCCCGGAATCATTATAGGAAGAAAAGGGGCTGAGGTTGAAAAGTTGAAAAAGGACCTGGAGGCGCTTACTGGCAAGCAGGTCTTTGTAAATATACTTGAGATAAAGAAACCGGAGATTGACTCACAGCTTGTTGCAGAAAATATCGCATCGCAACTGGTGAAGAGGATTGCCTTCAGAAGGGCAATGAAAAAGAGCGTTGCTTCTGCCATGAGGTTTGGTGCGCAGGGGATAAAGATACAATGTTCAGGCCGTCTTGCCGGCTCAGAGATTGCGAGGACAGAATGGTACCGTGAAGGTCAGGTACCACTGCACACCCTCAGGGCTGACATTGATTATGGATTTGCAGAGGCAAAGACTACATATGGGCAGATTGGCATTAAGGTATGGATCTACAAGGGAGAGGTACTTTCTGACAGGGAGGATATAGCAGGTGTTAGCGCCTAA
- the rplP gene encoding 50S ribosomal protein L16, with amino-acid sequence MLAPKKIKHRKRHKGRTNGKATRGADLSFGTFGLKTLEPGLITARQIEAARIAITRHVKRGGRVWIRIFPDKPVTKKPAETRMGKGKGPVEGWVAVVLPGRILYEMDGVTKEIAKEALRLASHKLPVATKFIERGGEVI; translated from the coding sequence GTGTTAGCGCCTAAGAAGATAAAACACAGGAAGCGTCACAAGGGACGCACTAACGGCAAGGCGACGAGAGGGGCTGACCTTAGTTTTGGAACATTTGGCCTTAAGACTCTGGAGCCTGGGCTTATTACGGCAAGGCAGATAGAGGCTGCCCGTATTGCTATAACAAGGCACGTCAAGCGCGGCGGAAGGGTATGGATAAGGATATTTCCCGATAAGCCTGTAACCAAGAAGCCGGCTGAGACGAGGATGGGAAAAGGCAAGGGGCCTGTTGAAGGATGGGTTGCAGTCGTGCTTCCCGGGCGCATATTATATGAGATGGATGGTGTTACAAAAGAGATTGCCAAAGAGGCATTGAGGCTTGCGTCACATAAGCTGCCTGTAGCGACTAAATTTATTGAAAGAGGCGGGGAGGTCATATGA
- the rpmC gene encoding 50S ribosomal protein L29, with product MKLKEMLGATLEELAGRETELKREMFNLRFQQAVGGSLENPMRIRNVRKEIARLKTVVQQRKAEG from the coding sequence ATGAAACTGAAAGAGATGCTCGGCGCCACCCTGGAGGAGCTCGCAGGACGTGAGACAGAATTGAAAAGAGAGATGTTTAATCTTAGATTCCAGCAGGCTGTTGGCGGAAGTCTTGAGAATCCAATGCGCATCAGAAACGTAAGGAAGGAAATTGCGAGGCTTAAGACTGTGGTTCAGCAGAGGAAGGCGGAGGGGTAA
- the rpsQ gene encoding 30S ribosomal protein S17 yields MAVKRRKEFVGRVISDRMNKTVTVLVENLYRHPTYGKIVKRRMKFKAHDEDNKCHTGDKVKIIETRPISKDKHWAVIDILESSQAGE; encoded by the coding sequence ATGGCTGTAAAGAGGCGGAAAGAATTCGTGGGCCGGGTGATAAGTGACAGGATGAACAAGACGGTGACCGTGCTTGTTGAAAATCTGTACAGGCACCCGACATATGGAAAGATAGTTAAAAGGCGGATGAAATTCAAGGCACATGATGAAGATAACAAGTGTCACACAGGCGATAAGGTAAAGATTATTGAGACAAGGCCTATAAGCAAAGATAAGCATTGGGCAGTTATTGACATACTTGAAAGCAGTCAGGCAGGGGAATAG
- the rplN gene encoding 50S ribosomal protein L14, whose translation MIQPRTILEVADNSGAKKVMCVRVMGGSNKRYAGIGDVIVVSVKEAIPDGTAKKGQVAKAVVVRSVDSLRRDDGSYIRFDKNAAVLINAQGEPVGTRIFGPVARELRWKKFMKIISLAPEVV comes from the coding sequence ATGATTCAGCCAAGGACAATATTAGAAGTCGCGGATAACTCAGGTGCAAAGAAGGTTATGTGTGTAAGGGTAATGGGCGGATCCAATAAAAGGTATGCCGGCATCGGCGATGTCATCGTTGTAAGTGTTAAAGAGGCGATCCCGGATGGAACTGCAAAGAAAGGCCAGGTTGCCAAGGCTGTAGTTGTAAGGTCAGTAGACAGCCTTCGCCGTGACGATGGTTCTTATATCAGATTTGACAAGAATGCTGCGGTTCTTATCAATGCCCAGGGCGAACCGGTAGGCACTAGAATCTTCGGCCCCGTGGCCAGAGAGCTAAGGTGGAAGAAATTCATGAAAATTATTTCTCTTGCTCCGGAGGTGGTCTGA
- a CDS encoding 50S ribosomal protein L24 has protein sequence MQLRIRKGDTVEAIYGKEKGKRGKVLRVLSSKGSRFVLVEKLNMIKKHMKPSQKIKEGGILEREGPLHISNVSMVCPKCSKATRVGMQAGDDKKMRYCKKCREIID, from the coding sequence ATGCAGTTAAGAATCAGGAAAGGTGACACAGTTGAGGCCATTTATGGAAAAGAAAAAGGCAAGAGGGGCAAGGTCCTCAGGGTGTTGTCATCAAAGGGGAGCAGATTTGTGCTCGTCGAGAAGCTCAATATGATAAAAAAACATATGAAGCCTTCACAAAAGATCAAAGAGGGCGGCATACTTGAACGGGAAGGACCGTTGCATATATCCAACGTATCCATGGTTTGTCCAAAATGCAGCAAGGCTACAAGGGTAGGAATGCAGGCAGGTGATGATAAGAAGATGCGTTATTGTAAGAAGTGCAGGGAGATAATAGATTAG
- the rplE gene encoding 50S ribosomal protein L5 translates to MGKGEAKKSQPRLKEKYQKEVVLALIQEFSYENPVQAPHIEKIIINAGIGEAVQNVKLLDGVVEELKQICGQQPLVRKSKKAIATFKLRAGMPIGCKVTLRGDRMYEFLDRLISIALPRIRDFRGINGNAFDGQGNYTLGLKEQIIFPEIKYESVTFVHGFDITIVTSAVNDNEGKALLKMMGMPFRN, encoded by the coding sequence ATGGGAAAAGGTGAAGCAAAAAAGAGTCAGCCAAGATTAAAGGAAAAATATCAAAAGGAGGTTGTTCTCGCACTGATTCAGGAGTTTTCTTACGAAAATCCCGTTCAGGCGCCTCATATTGAAAAGATTATAATCAATGCAGGTATTGGTGAGGCTGTTCAGAATGTTAAATTGCTGGATGGGGTAGTTGAAGAACTGAAACAGATTTGCGGACAGCAGCCACTTGTCAGGAAGTCAAAGAAGGCTATAGCGACTTTCAAGCTTCGCGCCGGGATGCCTATAGGTTGCAAGGTTACCCTCAGGGGCGACAGGATGTACGAGTTTCTTGACAGATTAATCAGCATTGCATTACCCAGGATAAGGGACTTCAGGGGGATTAACGGAAATGCATTTGATGGGCAGGGAAATTATACCCTTGGTTTAAAAGAGCAGATCATCTTCCCTGAAATTAAGTATGAGTCTGTAACATTCGTACATGGCTTTGACATTACAATAGTTACAAGCGCAGTAAATGACAATGAGGGTAAGGCTTTATTGAAGATGATGGGTATGCCGTTCAGAAATTAA
- a CDS encoding type Z 30S ribosomal protein S14: protein MAKKSLIAKSKLEPRFKVRKYNRCPLCGRARAFLRKFQMCRICFRSHSLLGEIPGVIKSSW from the coding sequence GTGGCAAAGAAGTCTCTGATAGCAAAATCAAAACTGGAACCCAGGTTTAAGGTTCGAAAGTATAACAGGTGTCCGTTGTGCGGGCGGGCGAGGGCATTTTTACGGAAATTTCAGATGTGCCGTATATGTTTCAGGTCTCACAGCCTCCTGGGTGAAATTCCGGGAGTAATCAAGTCGAGCTGGTAG
- the rpsH gene encoding 30S ribosomal protein S8 has protein sequence MVMTDPIADMLTRIRNASNQKHSVVEIPLSKLKLEMARILKESGFVSGYSVDGDGIDRKISVHLKYSRNDIPVLTGIKRVSKPGCRVYVGKDEIPRVVGGIGVAILSTSRGLLSDREARRDEVGGELLCYVW, from the coding sequence ATGGTAATGACAGATCCTATAGCAGACATGCTGACAAGAATAAGAAATGCGAGTAACCAAAAGCATTCTGTGGTTGAAATACCATTGTCCAAACTGAAACTTGAGATGGCAAGGATTCTCAAGGAAAGTGGTTTTGTTTCGGGTTATAGTGTTGACGGAGATGGAATAGACAGGAAGATCTCTGTTCATTTGAAGTATAGCAGGAATGACATTCCGGTACTTACTGGTATTAAGCGGGTCAGTAAACCGGGGTGCAGGGTTTATGTGGGCAAAGATGAGATTCCGCGCGTTGTGGGCGGGATCGGAGTTGCCATACTTTCGACATCCAGAGGGCTTCTGTCAGACAGGGAAGCACGGAGAGACGAGGTTGGCGGTGAACTGTTGTGTTATGTCTGGTAA
- the rplF gene encoding 50S ribosomal protein L6 has translation MSRIGKKPIVIPKGVEVRIESNIVSVKGPKGNLQKAFSGDVNISKDDGNISVAACGNEKHYRSLHGLTRTLISNMIEGVTNGYEKVLEISGVGYKSALQGRNIMLNLGYSHQVTFPLPAGIDATIDKQTVITLKGSDKELLGQVAANIRGMRMPEPYKGKGIKYKSERILRKAGKTGKK, from the coding sequence GTGTCAAGGATTGGCAAGAAACCTATAGTAATCCCCAAAGGGGTGGAAGTCAGGATAGAAAGTAATATAGTGTCTGTTAAGGGGCCAAAGGGAAATTTACAAAAGGCATTCTCAGGAGACGTGAATATTTCGAAGGATGACGGTAATATCTCAGTTGCCGCTTGCGGCAATGAAAAACACTACAGATCTCTTCACGGACTTACACGGACACTTATATCCAATATGATAGAAGGTGTAACCAATGGATATGAGAAGGTGCTTGAAATTAGCGGTGTTGGTTATAAATCAGCGCTGCAGGGCAGGAATATCATGCTGAATTTGGGTTACTCTCATCAGGTTACTTTTCCGCTTCCTGCAGGCATAGATGCCACTATTGACAAACAGACTGTAATTACACTTAAGGGGTCTGATAAGGAGTTGCTGGGGCAGGTTGCCGCAAATATACGTGGAATGCGCATGCCAGAACCTTATAAGGGCAAGGGTATTAAATATAAGAGTGAACGCATACTTAGAAAAGCCGGGAAGACCGGTAAGAAATAG
- the rplR gene encoding 50S ribosomal protein L18: MKLSKADSREKRHNRVRKKISGTEERPRLSVYKSNRFIYAQLIDDMKGHTLVSASSIEEALRSGNVNCELSKKVGLLIGKRAVERGIKAVVFDRSGYRYHGNIKSLAEGAREGGLEF, from the coding sequence ATTAAGTTGTCTAAAGCAGATTCAAGGGAGAAGAGGCATAACAGGGTCAGGAAAAAGATCAGCGGAACAGAGGAGAGGCCAAGGCTGAGCGTATACAAGAGTAACCGCTTTATCTATGCCCAGCTGATTGATGACATGAAAGGTCACACCCTTGTTAGCGCATCCTCCATAGAGGAAGCGCTGCGAAGTGGCAATGTAAATTGTGAACTCTCAAAGAAGGTTGGCCTGTTGATAGGAAAACGGGCAGTGGAGCGCGGTATAAAAGCGGTTGTCTTTGATCGCAGCGGCTACAGGTATCATGGTAATATTAAGTCCCTGGCAGAAGGCGCCAGAGAAGGCGGACTGGAATTTTAA
- the rpsE gene encoding 30S ribosomal protein S5, translated as MKKINADELTLKDKVVYINRVAKVVKGGRRFSFSALVVIGDENGCVGFGKGKASEVPEAIRKAMEHAKKNLVKFPLSNATVPHEIIGRFGAESVVIRPASSGTGIIAGGAVRAMMEVAGVQNVLCKSLGSGNPFNVVRATIEGLKSLRIPEDVLKMRETKSESAC; from the coding sequence TTGAAGAAGATTAATGCGGACGAACTTACTTTAAAAGATAAGGTTGTTTACATAAACAGAGTTGCCAAAGTGGTTAAAGGCGGGAGGAGATTCAGCTTCAGCGCACTCGTTGTGATAGGCGACGAGAATGGTTGCGTGGGATTTGGCAAGGGCAAGGCTTCCGAAGTCCCGGAAGCTATACGCAAGGCAATGGAGCATGCCAAAAAGAATCTTGTAAAATTTCCTTTATCTAATGCAACTGTACCGCATGAAATAATCGGACGTTTCGGCGCCGAGTCTGTGGTCATCAGACCTGCCTCATCAGGTACAGGGATAATTGCAGGAGGGGCTGTCAGGGCAATGATGGAGGTCGCAGGAGTGCAAAACGTATTGTGCAAGTCCCTTGGCAGTGGCAATCCTTTTAATGTGGTACGTGCAACTATAGAGGGTTTGAAATCATTACGTATACCTGAAGATGTGCTGAAAATGCGCGAGACTAAATCAGAGAGTGCATGCTGA
- the rpmD gene encoding 50S ribosomal protein L30: MKKIAIRQVRSGIGTPVKQRLVIKGLGLRRIGHTVMRDDTPETRGMVWKIRHLVEVVEGADEA, translated from the coding sequence ATGAAAAAGATTGCGATAAGGCAGGTCAGGAGCGGGATAGGGACTCCTGTAAAACAAAGGTTAGTTATTAAAGGATTGGGTTTAAGGCGAATAGGGCACACTGTTATGCGGGACGATACACCTGAAACAAGAGGTATGGTCTGGAAGATCAGGCATCTTGTAGAGGTGGTGGAGGGGGCCGATGAAGCTTAA
- the rplO gene encoding 50S ribosomal protein L15 produces the protein MKLNELGPAKGAKKKRKIVGRGPGSGHGKTSAKGHKGQLARSGGGKGPGFEGGQMPLQRRLIKRGFKNPFKIKYDVVNLDTLDKYFKAGETVTPDTLSGKGIVKRSADAIKILSRGEINKPLLVKANKFSRKAIEMIQSAGGTAEVI, from the coding sequence ATGAAGCTTAATGAATTAGGACCTGCAAAGGGTGCTAAAAAGAAACGCAAGATTGTTGGCAGGGGGCCCGGTTCAGGCCATGGCAAGACTTCTGCAAAGGGACACAAGGGACAGCTTGCCCGTTCCGGTGGGGGGAAGGGGCCTGGTTTTGAAGGCGGTCAGATGCCGCTTCAGAGGAGACTGATCAAAAGGGGGTTTAAGAATCCCTTTAAGATAAAATATGATGTGGTTAATCTTGATACTCTTGATAAGTATTTTAAGGCTGGTGAAACCGTTACTCCGGATACCCTTTCTGGAAAGGGTATAGTTAAAAGATCTGCAGATGCCATAAAAATCCTCAGCCGCGGAGAGATAAACAAGCCGCTGCTGGTAAAGGCCAATAAATTCAGCAGGAAGGCTATTGAGATGATCCAGAGCGCCGGTGGAACTGCAGAGGTAATTTAA